A genome region from Hevea brasiliensis isolate MT/VB/25A 57/8 chromosome 9, ASM3005281v1, whole genome shotgun sequence includes the following:
- the LOC110642216 gene encoding serine/threonine-protein kinase STY17 isoform X3 — protein MAIEEDVESCGSRAVESYSQANPRHHMQKLEVYNEVLRRIQEFNYEEANLPGFDDQLWLHFNRLPARYALDVNVERAEDVLTHKRLLQLAEDPANRPAFEVRLVQVYPVLNEMSFDSILSDCAMKEDAQSSYMPSRQSVHPPPTFGSTPTLEAFAFQASRYRLEDGDSAVNSVSHLSRPMHEITFSTVDRPKLLSELTFLVAEIGLNIQEAHAFSTVDGFSLDVFVVDGWPREETEELKNALEKEILKFKEQSCSKQASVSAASKQNEMRVESFPDCIEIPSDGTDVWEIDSSQLKIENKVASGSYGDLYRGTYCSQEVAIKILKPERVSAEMLREFSQEVYIMRKIRHKNVVQFIGACTRPPNLCIVTEFMARGSVYDFLHKQKGVFKLPSLIKVATDVSRGMNYLHQNNIIHRDLKTANLLMDENEVVKVADFGVARVQTQSGVMTAETGTYRWMAPELPYSYLTPLQAAVGVVQKGLRPTIPKNTHPKLAELLERCWRQNPNQRPSFSEIIDILQQIAKEVTNEREGRHKDKSSGGFFSALIRGH, from the exons ATGGCGATTGAAGAGGACGTAGAGAGCTGTGGAAGTAGAGCAGTGGAGTCGTACTCGCAGGCGAATCCTCGACACCATATGCAAAAGCTAGAGGTGTATAACGAGGTGCTTAGGCGAATCCAGGAGTTCAATTATGAAGAGGCGAATCTTCCTGGCTTTGATGATCAGCTTTGGCTCCATTTCAATCGATTACCTGCGAG ATATGCATTGGATGTgaatgtggagagagcagaagatgTGCTTACGCATAAGAGACTATTGCAGTTGGCGGAAGATCCTGCTAATCGACCTGCATTTGAAGTTCGTCTTGTGCAG GTTTATCCTGTCCTCAATGAAATGTcttttgattctatcctttcAGATTGTGCAATGAAAGAAGATGCACAAAGTTCTTATATGCCAAGCAGACAGAG TGTCCATCCACCACCTACATTTGGCTCAACACCTACTCTTGAAGCATTTGCATTTCAAGCCAGCAGATATCGTCTGGAAGATGGAGATAGTGCAGTAAATTCAGTATCACATCTTTCTCG GCCTATGCACGAGATCACTTTTTCAACAGTTGATAGGCCAAAACTCCTTAGTGAG TTGACCTTCTTGGTTGCGGAGATTGGATTGAACATTCAAGAAGCTCATGCTTTTTCCACTGTTGATGGGTTTTCTTTGGATGTGTTTGTTGTTGATGGTTGGCCACGAGAG GAAACTGAGGAGCTTAAAAATGCTCTTGAAAAGGAAATCTTAAAGTTTAAG GAGCAGAGTTGTTCAAAACAAGCTTCTGTTTCTGCTGCGAGCAAGCAGAATGAAATGAGGGTCGAATCTTTTCCTGACTGCATAGAAATACCTAGTGATGGAACTGATGTCTGGGAAATTGATAGCAGTCagttaaaaattgaaaacaaAGTTGCATCTGGATCATATGGTGATCT GTATAGAGGCACATATTGTAGTCAGGAAGTGGCCATCAAAATCCTCAAGCCTGAGCGTGTCAGTGCAGAAATGCTCAGAGAGTTTTCCCAAGAAGTTTACATAATGAG GAAAATTCGACATAAGAATGTAGTACAATTCATAGGTGCATGTACCCGACCTCCAAACTTGTGCATTGTGACTG AGTTCATGGCTAGAGGAAGTGTATATGATTTTCTCCATAAACAAAAGGGTGTGTTTAAGCTTCCATCCTTAATCAAAGTGGCAACTGATGTGTCCAGGGGAATGAATTATCTTCACCAAAATAATATAATTCACAGGGACCTGAAAACTGCCAATCTTCTTATGGATGAAAATGAA GTTGTTAAGGTTGCTGATTTTGGGGTTGCCAGAGTGCAAACTCAATCTGGAGTAATGACAGCTGAAACTGGAACATACCGTTGGATGGCACCTGAG CTTCCTTACTCGTACTTGACCCCATTGCAAGCAGCAGTAGGCGTGGTGCAAAAG GGTCTACGGCCTACAATCCCCAAGAACACTCATCCAAAACTTGCAGAACTTCTTGAGAGATGCTGGCGACAAAATCCAAATCAGAGACCCAGCTTCTCTGAAATTATAGATATCCTTCAGCAAATAGCCAAAGAG GTCACAAATGAGAGGGAAGGTCGACACAAGGATAAATCATCAGGTGGCTTTTTTTCAGCACTGATAAGGGGTCACTAA
- the LOC110642216 gene encoding serine/threonine-protein kinase STY17 isoform X2: MAIEEDVESCGSRAVESYSQANPRHHMQKLEVYNEVLRRIQEFNYEEANLPGFDDQLWLHFNRLPARYALDVNVERAEDVLTHKRLLQLAEDPANRPAFEVRLVQVYPVLNEMSFDSILSDCAMKEDAQSSYMPSRQSVHPPPTFGSTPTLEAFAFQASRYRLEDGDSAVNSVSHLSRPMHEITFSTVDRPKLLSELTFLVAEIGLNIQEAHAFSTVDGFSLDVFVVDGWPREEQSCSKQASVSAASKQNEMRVESFPDCIEIPSDGTDVWEIDSSQLKIENKVASGSYGDLYRGTYCSQEVAIKILKPERVSAEMLREFSQEVYIMRKIRHKNVVQFIGACTRPPNLCIVTEFMARGSVYDFLHKQKGVFKLPSLIKVATDVSRGMNYLHQNNIIHRDLKTANLLMDENEVVKVADFGVARVQTQSGVMTAETGTYRWMAPEVIEHKPYDHKADVFSFAIVLWELLTGELPYSYLTPLQAAVGVVQKGLRPTIPKNTHPKLAELLERCWRQNPNQRPSFSEIIDILQQIAKEVTNEREGRHKDKSSGGFFSALIRGH, translated from the exons ATGGCGATTGAAGAGGACGTAGAGAGCTGTGGAAGTAGAGCAGTGGAGTCGTACTCGCAGGCGAATCCTCGACACCATATGCAAAAGCTAGAGGTGTATAACGAGGTGCTTAGGCGAATCCAGGAGTTCAATTATGAAGAGGCGAATCTTCCTGGCTTTGATGATCAGCTTTGGCTCCATTTCAATCGATTACCTGCGAG ATATGCATTGGATGTgaatgtggagagagcagaagatgTGCTTACGCATAAGAGACTATTGCAGTTGGCGGAAGATCCTGCTAATCGACCTGCATTTGAAGTTCGTCTTGTGCAG GTTTATCCTGTCCTCAATGAAATGTcttttgattctatcctttcAGATTGTGCAATGAAAGAAGATGCACAAAGTTCTTATATGCCAAGCAGACAGAG TGTCCATCCACCACCTACATTTGGCTCAACACCTACTCTTGAAGCATTTGCATTTCAAGCCAGCAGATATCGTCTGGAAGATGGAGATAGTGCAGTAAATTCAGTATCACATCTTTCTCG GCCTATGCACGAGATCACTTTTTCAACAGTTGATAGGCCAAAACTCCTTAGTGAG TTGACCTTCTTGGTTGCGGAGATTGGATTGAACATTCAAGAAGCTCATGCTTTTTCCACTGTTGATGGGTTTTCTTTGGATGTGTTTGTTGTTGATGGTTGGCCACGAGAG GAGCAGAGTTGTTCAAAACAAGCTTCTGTTTCTGCTGCGAGCAAGCAGAATGAAATGAGGGTCGAATCTTTTCCTGACTGCATAGAAATACCTAGTGATGGAACTGATGTCTGGGAAATTGATAGCAGTCagttaaaaattgaaaacaaAGTTGCATCTGGATCATATGGTGATCT GTATAGAGGCACATATTGTAGTCAGGAAGTGGCCATCAAAATCCTCAAGCCTGAGCGTGTCAGTGCAGAAATGCTCAGAGAGTTTTCCCAAGAAGTTTACATAATGAG GAAAATTCGACATAAGAATGTAGTACAATTCATAGGTGCATGTACCCGACCTCCAAACTTGTGCATTGTGACTG AGTTCATGGCTAGAGGAAGTGTATATGATTTTCTCCATAAACAAAAGGGTGTGTTTAAGCTTCCATCCTTAATCAAAGTGGCAACTGATGTGTCCAGGGGAATGAATTATCTTCACCAAAATAATATAATTCACAGGGACCTGAAAACTGCCAATCTTCTTATGGATGAAAATGAA GTTGTTAAGGTTGCTGATTTTGGGGTTGCCAGAGTGCAAACTCAATCTGGAGTAATGACAGCTGAAACTGGAACATACCGTTGGATGGCACCTGAG GTGATTGAACACAAACCATATGATCATAAGGCTGATGTTTTCAGCTTTGCAATAGTATTATGGGAACTTCTAACAGGAGAA CTTCCTTACTCGTACTTGACCCCATTGCAAGCAGCAGTAGGCGTGGTGCAAAAG GGTCTACGGCCTACAATCCCCAAGAACACTCATCCAAAACTTGCAGAACTTCTTGAGAGATGCTGGCGACAAAATCCAAATCAGAGACCCAGCTTCTCTGAAATTATAGATATCCTTCAGCAAATAGCCAAAGAG GTCACAAATGAGAGGGAAGGTCGACACAAGGATAAATCATCAGGTGGCTTTTTTTCAGCACTGATAAGGGGTCACTAA
- the LOC110642216 gene encoding serine/threonine-protein kinase STY17 isoform X1 has product MAIEEDVESCGSRAVESYSQANPRHHMQKLEVYNEVLRRIQEFNYEEANLPGFDDQLWLHFNRLPARYALDVNVERAEDVLTHKRLLQLAEDPANRPAFEVRLVQVYPVLNEMSFDSILSDCAMKEDAQSSYMPSRQSVHPPPTFGSTPTLEAFAFQASRYRLEDGDSAVNSVSHLSRPMHEITFSTVDRPKLLSELTFLVAEIGLNIQEAHAFSTVDGFSLDVFVVDGWPREETEELKNALEKEILKFKEQSCSKQASVSAASKQNEMRVESFPDCIEIPSDGTDVWEIDSSQLKIENKVASGSYGDLYRGTYCSQEVAIKILKPERVSAEMLREFSQEVYIMRKIRHKNVVQFIGACTRPPNLCIVTEFMARGSVYDFLHKQKGVFKLPSLIKVATDVSRGMNYLHQNNIIHRDLKTANLLMDENEVVKVADFGVARVQTQSGVMTAETGTYRWMAPEVIEHKPYDHKADVFSFAIVLWELLTGELPYSYLTPLQAAVGVVQKGLRPTIPKNTHPKLAELLERCWRQNPNQRPSFSEIIDILQQIAKEVTNEREGRHKDKSSGGFFSALIRGH; this is encoded by the exons ATGGCGATTGAAGAGGACGTAGAGAGCTGTGGAAGTAGAGCAGTGGAGTCGTACTCGCAGGCGAATCCTCGACACCATATGCAAAAGCTAGAGGTGTATAACGAGGTGCTTAGGCGAATCCAGGAGTTCAATTATGAAGAGGCGAATCTTCCTGGCTTTGATGATCAGCTTTGGCTCCATTTCAATCGATTACCTGCGAG ATATGCATTGGATGTgaatgtggagagagcagaagatgTGCTTACGCATAAGAGACTATTGCAGTTGGCGGAAGATCCTGCTAATCGACCTGCATTTGAAGTTCGTCTTGTGCAG GTTTATCCTGTCCTCAATGAAATGTcttttgattctatcctttcAGATTGTGCAATGAAAGAAGATGCACAAAGTTCTTATATGCCAAGCAGACAGAG TGTCCATCCACCACCTACATTTGGCTCAACACCTACTCTTGAAGCATTTGCATTTCAAGCCAGCAGATATCGTCTGGAAGATGGAGATAGTGCAGTAAATTCAGTATCACATCTTTCTCG GCCTATGCACGAGATCACTTTTTCAACAGTTGATAGGCCAAAACTCCTTAGTGAG TTGACCTTCTTGGTTGCGGAGATTGGATTGAACATTCAAGAAGCTCATGCTTTTTCCACTGTTGATGGGTTTTCTTTGGATGTGTTTGTTGTTGATGGTTGGCCACGAGAG GAAACTGAGGAGCTTAAAAATGCTCTTGAAAAGGAAATCTTAAAGTTTAAG GAGCAGAGTTGTTCAAAACAAGCTTCTGTTTCTGCTGCGAGCAAGCAGAATGAAATGAGGGTCGAATCTTTTCCTGACTGCATAGAAATACCTAGTGATGGAACTGATGTCTGGGAAATTGATAGCAGTCagttaaaaattgaaaacaaAGTTGCATCTGGATCATATGGTGATCT GTATAGAGGCACATATTGTAGTCAGGAAGTGGCCATCAAAATCCTCAAGCCTGAGCGTGTCAGTGCAGAAATGCTCAGAGAGTTTTCCCAAGAAGTTTACATAATGAG GAAAATTCGACATAAGAATGTAGTACAATTCATAGGTGCATGTACCCGACCTCCAAACTTGTGCATTGTGACTG AGTTCATGGCTAGAGGAAGTGTATATGATTTTCTCCATAAACAAAAGGGTGTGTTTAAGCTTCCATCCTTAATCAAAGTGGCAACTGATGTGTCCAGGGGAATGAATTATCTTCACCAAAATAATATAATTCACAGGGACCTGAAAACTGCCAATCTTCTTATGGATGAAAATGAA GTTGTTAAGGTTGCTGATTTTGGGGTTGCCAGAGTGCAAACTCAATCTGGAGTAATGACAGCTGAAACTGGAACATACCGTTGGATGGCACCTGAG GTGATTGAACACAAACCATATGATCATAAGGCTGATGTTTTCAGCTTTGCAATAGTATTATGGGAACTTCTAACAGGAGAA CTTCCTTACTCGTACTTGACCCCATTGCAAGCAGCAGTAGGCGTGGTGCAAAAG GGTCTACGGCCTACAATCCCCAAGAACACTCATCCAAAACTTGCAGAACTTCTTGAGAGATGCTGGCGACAAAATCCAAATCAGAGACCCAGCTTCTCTGAAATTATAGATATCCTTCAGCAAATAGCCAAAGAG GTCACAAATGAGAGGGAAGGTCGACACAAGGATAAATCATCAGGTGGCTTTTTTTCAGCACTGATAAGGGGTCACTAA
- the LOC110642216 gene encoding serine/threonine-protein kinase STY17 isoform X5, protein MKEDAQSSYMPSRQSVHPPPTFGSTPTLEAFAFQASRYRLEDGDSAVNSVSHLSRPMHEITFSTVDRPKLLSELTFLVAEIGLNIQEAHAFSTVDGFSLDVFVVDGWPREETEELKNALEKEILKFKEQSCSKQASVSAASKQNEMRVESFPDCIEIPSDGTDVWEIDSSQLKIENKVASGSYGDLYRGTYCSQEVAIKILKPERVSAEMLREFSQEVYIMRKIRHKNVVQFIGACTRPPNLCIVTEFMARGSVYDFLHKQKGVFKLPSLIKVATDVSRGMNYLHQNNIIHRDLKTANLLMDENEVVKVADFGVARVQTQSGVMTAETGTYRWMAPEVIEHKPYDHKADVFSFAIVLWELLTGELPYSYLTPLQAAVGVVQKGLRPTIPKNTHPKLAELLERCWRQNPNQRPSFSEIIDILQQIAKEVTNEREGRHKDKSSGGFFSALIRGH, encoded by the exons ATGAAAGAAGATGCACAAAGTTCTTATATGCCAAGCAGACAGAG TGTCCATCCACCACCTACATTTGGCTCAACACCTACTCTTGAAGCATTTGCATTTCAAGCCAGCAGATATCGTCTGGAAGATGGAGATAGTGCAGTAAATTCAGTATCACATCTTTCTCG GCCTATGCACGAGATCACTTTTTCAACAGTTGATAGGCCAAAACTCCTTAGTGAG TTGACCTTCTTGGTTGCGGAGATTGGATTGAACATTCAAGAAGCTCATGCTTTTTCCACTGTTGATGGGTTTTCTTTGGATGTGTTTGTTGTTGATGGTTGGCCACGAGAG GAAACTGAGGAGCTTAAAAATGCTCTTGAAAAGGAAATCTTAAAGTTTAAG GAGCAGAGTTGTTCAAAACAAGCTTCTGTTTCTGCTGCGAGCAAGCAGAATGAAATGAGGGTCGAATCTTTTCCTGACTGCATAGAAATACCTAGTGATGGAACTGATGTCTGGGAAATTGATAGCAGTCagttaaaaattgaaaacaaAGTTGCATCTGGATCATATGGTGATCT GTATAGAGGCACATATTGTAGTCAGGAAGTGGCCATCAAAATCCTCAAGCCTGAGCGTGTCAGTGCAGAAATGCTCAGAGAGTTTTCCCAAGAAGTTTACATAATGAG GAAAATTCGACATAAGAATGTAGTACAATTCATAGGTGCATGTACCCGACCTCCAAACTTGTGCATTGTGACTG AGTTCATGGCTAGAGGAAGTGTATATGATTTTCTCCATAAACAAAAGGGTGTGTTTAAGCTTCCATCCTTAATCAAAGTGGCAACTGATGTGTCCAGGGGAATGAATTATCTTCACCAAAATAATATAATTCACAGGGACCTGAAAACTGCCAATCTTCTTATGGATGAAAATGAA GTTGTTAAGGTTGCTGATTTTGGGGTTGCCAGAGTGCAAACTCAATCTGGAGTAATGACAGCTGAAACTGGAACATACCGTTGGATGGCACCTGAG GTGATTGAACACAAACCATATGATCATAAGGCTGATGTTTTCAGCTTTGCAATAGTATTATGGGAACTTCTAACAGGAGAA CTTCCTTACTCGTACTTGACCCCATTGCAAGCAGCAGTAGGCGTGGTGCAAAAG GGTCTACGGCCTACAATCCCCAAGAACACTCATCCAAAACTTGCAGAACTTCTTGAGAGATGCTGGCGACAAAATCCAAATCAGAGACCCAGCTTCTCTGAAATTATAGATATCCTTCAGCAAATAGCCAAAGAG GTCACAAATGAGAGGGAAGGTCGACACAAGGATAAATCATCAGGTGGCTTTTTTTCAGCACTGATAAGGGGTCACTAA
- the LOC110642216 gene encoding serine/threonine-protein kinase STY17 isoform X4 codes for MKRRIFLALMISFGSISIDYLRGILLLMHRYALDVNVERAEDVLTHKRLLQLAEDPANRPAFEVRLVQVYPVLNEMSFDSILSDCAMKEDAQSSYMPSRQSVHPPPTFGSTPTLEAFAFQASRYRLEDGDSAVNSVSHLSRPMHEITFSTVDRPKLLSELTFLVAEIGLNIQEAHAFSTVDGFSLDVFVVDGWPREETEELKNALEKEILKFKEQSCSKQASVSAASKQNEMRVESFPDCIEIPSDGTDVWEIDSSQLKIENKVASGSYGDLYRGTYCSQEVAIKILKPERVSAEMLREFSQEVYIMRKIRHKNVVQFIGACTRPPNLCIVTEFMARGSVYDFLHKQKGVFKLPSLIKVATDVSRGMNYLHQNNIIHRDLKTANLLMDENEVVKVADFGVARVQTQSGVMTAETGTYRWMAPEVIEHKPYDHKADVFSFAIVLWELLTGELPYSYLTPLQAAVGVVQKGLRPTIPKNTHPKLAELLERCWRQNPNQRPSFSEIIDILQQIAKEVTNEREGRHKDKSSGGFFSALIRGH; via the exons ATGAAGAGGCGAATCTTCCTGGCTTTGATGATCAGCTTTGGCTCCATTTCAATCGATTACCTGCGAG GTATCTTGTTGCTAATGCATAGATATGCATTGGATGTgaatgtggagagagcagaagatgTGCTTACGCATAAGAGACTATTGCAGTTGGCGGAAGATCCTGCTAATCGACCTGCATTTGAAGTTCGTCTTGTGCAG GTTTATCCTGTCCTCAATGAAATGTcttttgattctatcctttcAGATTGTGCAATGAAAGAAGATGCACAAAGTTCTTATATGCCAAGCAGACAGAG TGTCCATCCACCACCTACATTTGGCTCAACACCTACTCTTGAAGCATTTGCATTTCAAGCCAGCAGATATCGTCTGGAAGATGGAGATAGTGCAGTAAATTCAGTATCACATCTTTCTCG GCCTATGCACGAGATCACTTTTTCAACAGTTGATAGGCCAAAACTCCTTAGTGAG TTGACCTTCTTGGTTGCGGAGATTGGATTGAACATTCAAGAAGCTCATGCTTTTTCCACTGTTGATGGGTTTTCTTTGGATGTGTTTGTTGTTGATGGTTGGCCACGAGAG GAAACTGAGGAGCTTAAAAATGCTCTTGAAAAGGAAATCTTAAAGTTTAAG GAGCAGAGTTGTTCAAAACAAGCTTCTGTTTCTGCTGCGAGCAAGCAGAATGAAATGAGGGTCGAATCTTTTCCTGACTGCATAGAAATACCTAGTGATGGAACTGATGTCTGGGAAATTGATAGCAGTCagttaaaaattgaaaacaaAGTTGCATCTGGATCATATGGTGATCT GTATAGAGGCACATATTGTAGTCAGGAAGTGGCCATCAAAATCCTCAAGCCTGAGCGTGTCAGTGCAGAAATGCTCAGAGAGTTTTCCCAAGAAGTTTACATAATGAG GAAAATTCGACATAAGAATGTAGTACAATTCATAGGTGCATGTACCCGACCTCCAAACTTGTGCATTGTGACTG AGTTCATGGCTAGAGGAAGTGTATATGATTTTCTCCATAAACAAAAGGGTGTGTTTAAGCTTCCATCCTTAATCAAAGTGGCAACTGATGTGTCCAGGGGAATGAATTATCTTCACCAAAATAATATAATTCACAGGGACCTGAAAACTGCCAATCTTCTTATGGATGAAAATGAA GTTGTTAAGGTTGCTGATTTTGGGGTTGCCAGAGTGCAAACTCAATCTGGAGTAATGACAGCTGAAACTGGAACATACCGTTGGATGGCACCTGAG GTGATTGAACACAAACCATATGATCATAAGGCTGATGTTTTCAGCTTTGCAATAGTATTATGGGAACTTCTAACAGGAGAA CTTCCTTACTCGTACTTGACCCCATTGCAAGCAGCAGTAGGCGTGGTGCAAAAG GGTCTACGGCCTACAATCCCCAAGAACACTCATCCAAAACTTGCAGAACTTCTTGAGAGATGCTGGCGACAAAATCCAAATCAGAGACCCAGCTTCTCTGAAATTATAGATATCCTTCAGCAAATAGCCAAAGAG GTCACAAATGAGAGGGAAGGTCGACACAAGGATAAATCATCAGGTGGCTTTTTTTCAGCACTGATAAGGGGTCACTAA